In Methanosphaera sp. ISO3-F5, a genomic segment contains:
- a CDS encoding Mur ligase family protein, with the protein MHISVVGLGVEGQQATISLLKRGYDVYSSDINRNIDLHLLDEASIDDELLDLEIGSHNLDKIYKSDAVSVSPSLFNKEIAHNIIDRGLFISDIFTKHKDIKTIAVTGTNGKTTTSHMIYQILSDAGYDVVLGGNGGGGFSGYNDLLLRANEDEYDYMVIEVCDMTLDFCNYVFDIDLVVVTNIGFDHMDVHHSLEHYTEEVGCFIEDKVAVLNSNDDNLLKLENTGSKTLFFDSYDGELNLFGKFNLQNAEAARIACCELGISDTRIIKSLESFTSVEGRTVKLDYGSNEIVSGKTDNVDALRAVMDEERFDTVIIGTPRKHETCRFNILDYIKKYSPDTLIIFPGLDDTTYDYVQYLNKLGYDKDLRVIKNIEDIIKFIETLHNKKIFIGGNGQSKITLITSKLVN; encoded by the coding sequence ATGCACATTAGTGTTGTTGGTTTAGGTGTCGAGGGACAACAGGCAACTATTAGTTTATTAAAAAGAGGCTATGATGTTTATTCTTCAGATATTAACAGGAATATTGACTTACATTTACTAGATGAGGCCAGTATTGATGATGAATTGTTGGATTTGGAAATTGGTAGTCATAATCTTGACAAGATTTATAAGTCTGATGCTGTTAGTGTTAGTCCGAGCCTGTTTAATAAGGAAATTGCACATAACATTATTGATCGTGGCCTGTTTATTAGTGATATTTTTACCAAACATAAAGATATTAAGACCATTGCAGTCACGGGAACTAATGGTAAGACCACTACCAGTCACATGATTTATCAGATACTTTCTGATGCAGGTTATGATGTGGTTCTTGGTGGTAATGGTGGTGGAGGATTTTCCGGTTATAATGATTTGCTGCTCAGGGCTAATGAGGATGAATATGATTATATGGTTATTGAAGTTTGTGATATGACTCTTGACTTCTGTAATTATGTATTTGATATTGATCTTGTTGTTGTAACTAATATTGGCTTTGATCATATGGATGTTCATCATTCTCTTGAACATTATACTGAGGAAGTTGGATGCTTTATCGAGGACAAAGTAGCAGTTCTTAACAGTAATGATGATAATCTTTTAAAATTAGAAAATACGGGTTCAAAAACGTTATTCTTTGATAGTTATGATGGGGAATTGAACTTGTTTGGAAAGTTTAATCTTCAGAATGCTGAGGCTGCAAGAATTGCTTGTTGTGAGCTTGGAATTTCTGATACTCGGATTATCAAATCTCTTGAATCTTTCACCTCTGTAGAGGGAAGAACTGTTAAACTGGATTATGGTAGCAATGAGATAGTTTCTGGAAAAACTGATAATGTTGATGCACTTAGGGCAGTTATGGATGAAGAACGCTTTGATACTGTGATTATTGGTACTCCGCGTAAACATGAGACTTGCAGGTTTAATATTCTTGATTACATTAAAAAATATTCCCCTGACACTTTAATAATATTCCCTGGACTTGATGATACTACATATGATTATGTTCAGTACCTTAACAAGTTGGGTTATGATAAGGATTTAAGAGTTATTAAAAATATTGAAGACATCATTAAATTTATTGAAACACTGCATAATAAGAAGATTTTTATTGGCGGGAATGGTCAGTCAAAAATAACCCTTATCACATCTAAACTGGTGAATTAA
- the hypD gene encoding hydrogenase formation protein HypD yields the protein MKNLTKDIIKKINEVKQPMKIMHVCGSHEHTIMYNGIRSMLPPEVEIVAGPGCPVCVVPAREIDECVALAEQGVTVTIFGDMLRVPGTEKSLADAKAEGADVRIVYGIGNAVDLANEIDNDVVFMSAGFETTAPTTASEMLSNPPENFSVLSSHRLIPPTLDFLVHDEVKLDGLIEPGHVCTIIGTKPFNYLSEDYGIPQAVAGFNPLDILYSIYLILKQKKEDNPRVQNEYKRAVREEGNVKAIAAMDEVFEVTTKEWRGFPEIPNSIYELKKEFDDHNARKKYDMDLPDTQNVPQGCICGPILRGMARPEDCKLFRGECNPLHPIGACMVSKEGTCNIAYRYSKMDD from the coding sequence ATGAAAAATTTAACAAAAGATATTATAAAAAAAATCAACGAAGTAAAACAACCAATGAAAATTATGCACGTATGCGGATCACACGAACACACAATAATGTATAACGGTATAAGATCAATGCTACCACCAGAAGTAGAAATAGTAGCAGGACCAGGATGCCCAGTATGCGTAGTACCAGCAAGAGAAATAGACGAATGCGTAGCACTAGCAGAACAAGGAGTAACAGTAACAATATTCGGAGACATGCTCAGAGTACCAGGAACAGAAAAATCATTAGCAGACGCAAAAGCAGAAGGAGCAGATGTCAGAATAGTCTACGGAATAGGAAACGCAGTAGACCTGGCAAACGAAATAGACAATGATGTAGTATTCATGTCAGCAGGATTTGAAACAACAGCACCAACCACTGCAAGCGAAATGCTCAGTAATCCACCAGAAAACTTCTCAGTACTAAGCAGTCACAGACTAATACCACCAACACTAGACTTCCTAGTACACGACGAAGTAAAACTAGACGGACTAATAGAACCAGGACACGTATGTACAATAATAGGAACAAAACCATTCAATTACCTATCAGAAGACTACGGAATACCACAAGCAGTAGCAGGATTCAACCCACTAGACATACTATACTCAATATACCTAATACTAAAACAGAAAAAAGAAGACAACCCAAGAGTACAAAACGAATACAAAAGAGCAGTACGTGAAGAAGGAAACGTAAAAGCAATAGCAGCAATGGACGAAGTATTCGAAGTAACAACCAAAGAATGGAGAGGATTCCCAGAAATACCAAACTCCATATACGAACTCAAAAAAGAATTCGATGACCACAACGCCAGAAAAAAATATGACATGGACCTGCCAGACACACAAAACGTGCCACAAGGATGTATCTGCGGACCAATCCTAAGAGGAATGGCAAGACCAGAAGACTGCAAACTATTCCGCGGAGAATGCAACCCACTACACCCAATAGGAGCATGTATGGTAAGTAAAGAAGGAACATGTAACATAGCATACAGATACTCCAAGATGGATGACTAA
- a CDS encoding NTP transferase domain-containing protein, with protein sequence MDAIVTAAGKNSRMINDFKKMNKKPVHKLRLELNNKPILVHTLEKIFASEIEEVTVCLGHHKEEILNILREYSLEDKVNISINENPEVGLSKTIENALKNGQDKYYLYAAADQPTLTTKTINNMIKVLRESEHPENTISILRRRKTGKLDTAEGLGMPFCCYGKLLYRYIYDKDDNLNPILREMIKDNVEFYAIKEENELELLNINHYEEYLKIKKTMG encoded by the coding sequence ATGGATGCTATAGTAACAGCAGCTGGTAAAAACTCCAGAATGATAAACGATTTTAAAAAGATGAACAAGAAACCCGTGCATAAGCTACGATTAGAACTGAACAATAAGCCGATACTAGTACATACTCTTGAAAAGATATTTGCATCAGAAATAGAAGAGGTAACTGTTTGCTTAGGACATCATAAGGAAGAAATACTTAACATACTACGAGAATATTCCCTAGAGGACAAGGTGAATATCAGCATTAATGAAAATCCAGAAGTAGGCTTGTCAAAAACTATTGAAAATGCCTTGAAAAACGGGCAGGATAAGTATTATTTATATGCAGCAGCAGACCAGCCAACCTTAACAACAAAAACAATAAACAATATGATAAAAGTACTAAGAGAATCAGAACACCCAGAGAATACTATAAGCATATTAAGACGAAGAAAAACAGGAAAACTAGATACGGCCGAGGGACTTGGAATGCCATTCTGCTGTTATGGAAAACTATTATACAGATACATTTATGACAAAGATGATAACCTAAACCCAATACTTAGAGAAATGATTAAGGATAACGTTGAATTCTATGCAATAAAAGAAGAAAACGAACTTGAATTATTAAATATTAATCATTATGAAGAATATCTTAAAATTAAGAAAACAATGGGATAA
- a CDS encoding zinc ribbon domain-containing protein: MFCKKCGSQLNEGDAFCAKCGAKVNEEIKKEEYDPLVALDKGESIEEDVIWQEAPIDEESIIIKNTGIEPKAEPVMGEIDDSLQVVEKKESNFKENVSQGIRAAKATIANPIKPRKRSKPTTPKPSITPEEVIIPETKTENIQETIPQETVQTTQQVVTETIQEEPVVTEPVVTEAVQEAPVVEETVVEEPVVTETVTEEVPTDTVVANDEVVDIFDDFIVDDSFTLEDESPLITPDHVEEPAPEPVVEQVPEPAAEPVPEPVPEPVPEPVVEQAPIIEEAPTQKIVPQEVTPKQATFEEIPEPVIKQEPTIQTPKPEPIIPTIQKPETKPEPQPQTVPKAVTPTKTEPEQIDLEELVNEDNDTPIINSIKESRNQNQVIKKKTTKPQVEVNEADEEIKSKFNTKLDDELIDESFDVDENINSITSRITTILIIILILIIAVVVATFLLQNIGL; encoded by the coding sequence ATGTTTTGTAAAAAATGTGGGTCACAATTAAACGAAGGCGACGCATTCTGTGCTAAATGTGGAGCAAAAGTAAACGAAGAAATTAAAAAAGAAGAATATGATCCTCTAGTTGCACTAGACAAAGGAGAATCCATAGAAGAAGATGTAATATGGCAAGAAGCACCAATAGATGAAGAATCAATCATAATAAAAAATACAGGAATTGAACCAAAAGCAGAACCAGTTATGGGCGAAATAGATGACTCATTACAAGTAGTTGAGAAAAAAGAATCTAACTTCAAAGAAAATGTAAGTCAGGGAATAAGAGCAGCAAAAGCAACAATAGCAAATCCAATAAAACCAAGAAAAAGAAGTAAACCAACAACACCAAAACCATCAATAACTCCTGAAGAAGTAATAATCCCAGAAACAAAAACAGAAAACATACAAGAAACCATACCACAAGAAACAGTACAAACAACACAACAAGTAGTAACAGAAACAATACAAGAAGAACCAGTAGTAACAGAACCAGTAGTAACAGAAGCAGTACAAGAAGCACCAGTAGTAGAAGAAACTGTTGTAGAAGAACCAGTAGTTACAGAAACAGTAACAGAAGAAGTTCCAACAGATACTGTAGTAGCAAATGATGAAGTTGTAGATATATTTGATGATTTTATAGTGGATGATTCATTTACACTAGAAGATGAATCACCACTAATAACACCAGATCATGTTGAGGAACCAGCTCCTGAACCAGTAGTGGAACAGGTACCAGAACCAGCAGCAGAACCAGTACCAGAACCAGTACCAGAACCAGTACCAGAACCAGTAGTAGAACAGGCACCAATAATCGAAGAAGCACCAACACAAAAAATAGTACCACAAGAAGTCACACCAAAACAAGCAACATTCGAAGAAATACCAGAACCAGTCATAAAACAAGAACCAACAATCCAAACACCAAAACCAGAACCAATAATTCCAACAATACAAAAACCAGAAACAAAACCAGAACCACAACCACAAACAGTACCAAAAGCAGTAACACCAACAAAAACAGAACCAGAACAAATAGACCTAGAAGAACTAGTAAACGAAGACAATGACACACCAATAATAAACTCAATAAAAGAATCAAGAAACCAAAACCAAGTAATCAAAAAGAAAACCACAAAACCACAAGTAGAAGTAAACGAAGCAGACGAGGAAATAAAATCCAAATTCAACACAAAACTAGACGATGAACTAATCGACGAATCATTTGACGTAGACGAAAACATCAACTCAATAACAAGCAGAATAACAACAATACTAATAATAATACTCATACTAATAATCGCAGTAGTAGTAGCAACATTCCTATTACAAAACATAGGGTTATAA
- a CDS encoding ABC1 kinase family protein: MIFEERRNDISRINEIVRVLIKYGFESLTSYIVNRNKAPFSNEDISEEIPNDYTVRIRYVLEELGTTFIKLGQTLSTYPELIGFELAEELTHLQESAPIDDYETVKEIIETEFSKPINEIFEDFSEEPIASASVGQVHTALINNEKVAVKVQHPGLEQTLKSDIRIMKIIANRIDNSLDIAKSYNLPGLVEVFERDIKKEIDYKFEAMNAIHLRDLLKKDPVYIPEIHMEYTTKKVLTMEYLDGVSLNKVLKSDDEKYDKKQIALQGADSFIKQILLYGFYHADPHPGNIFVLEDNQLSFVDFGMMGHLDNDLREDLAQLFIFISEGDAKLLTKQLIYMGIIEDSVEYKEVEYEIMQLLDQYYGMQFNDISGVLRGLIENDLLNEYGVILPRDLMMVIRTLSMIDDIGKSLYPDFNTTEIVKPYALRMLVNTLHPKRAFLKGTSAFMDIQHLAKRLPESLLNFFSIVEEGHLKISIDQAELTTIDRLVSRIVNEVILAIITAALLMGSSLIMGIETELKIWGYPVLGFVGFTFSAIFGVILMILIIRGGNY; encoded by the coding sequence ATGATATTCGAAGAAAGACGAAATGACATATCACGTATAAACGAGATAGTACGTGTACTCATAAAATACGGATTCGAATCATTAACATCATACATCGTAAACAGAAACAAAGCACCATTCTCAAACGAAGACATATCAGAAGAAATACCAAACGACTACACAGTAAGAATAAGATACGTGCTAGAAGAACTGGGAACAACATTCATCAAACTAGGACAAACACTAAGCACATACCCAGAACTCATAGGATTTGAACTAGCAGAAGAACTAACCCACCTACAAGAATCAGCACCAATAGACGATTACGAAACAGTAAAAGAAATAATAGAAACAGAATTTTCAAAACCAATAAATGAAATATTCGAAGACTTCAGCGAAGAACCAATAGCATCAGCAAGTGTAGGACAAGTACACACAGCACTCATAAACAACGAAAAAGTAGCAGTAAAAGTACAACACCCAGGACTAGAACAAACACTAAAAAGTGACATACGCATAATGAAAATAATAGCAAACCGGATAGATAACAGTTTAGACATAGCAAAATCATACAACCTACCAGGATTAGTAGAAGTATTTGAAAGAGACATAAAAAAAGAAATAGACTACAAATTCGAGGCAATGAACGCAATACACCTGAGAGACCTACTAAAAAAAGATCCAGTATACATACCAGAAATACACATGGAATACACCACCAAAAAAGTACTAACAATGGAATACCTAGACGGAGTAAGCTTAAACAAAGTACTAAAATCAGACGATGAAAAATATGACAAAAAACAAATAGCACTACAAGGAGCAGACTCCTTCATCAAACAAATATTACTATACGGATTTTATCATGCAGACCCACACCCAGGAAACATATTTGTACTAGAAGACAACCAACTCTCATTCGTAGACTTCGGAATGATGGGACACTTAGACAATGACCTAAGAGAAGACCTAGCACAACTATTCATATTCATATCCGAAGGAGACGCCAAACTACTCACAAAACAACTAATCTACATGGGAATAATAGAAGACTCAGTAGAATACAAGGAAGTAGAATACGAGATAATGCAACTATTAGACCAATACTATGGAATGCAATTCAATGACATATCAGGAGTACTAAGAGGACTAATCGAAAACGACCTACTAAACGAATACGGAGTAATCCTACCCCGAGACCTGATGATGGTAATAAGAACACTATCAATGATAGACGACATAGGAAAATCATTATACCCAGACTTCAACACAACAGAAATAGTAAAACCATACGCACTACGAATGCTGGTAAACACACTACACCCAAAAAGAGCATTCCTCAAAGGAACATCCGCATTCATGGACATACAACACCTAGCCAAAAGACTACCAGAATCACTACTAAACTTCTTCAGCATAGTAGAAGAAGGACACCTGAAAATATCCATAGACCAAGCAGAACTAACAACAATCGACAGACTAGTATCCAGAATAGTAAACGAAGTCATACTAGCCATAATAACAGCAGCACTACTAATGGGATCATCACTCATAATGGGCATAGAAACCGAACTAAAAATATGGGGATACCCAGTACTAGGATTCGTAGGATTCACATTCAGCGCAATATTCGGAGTAATACTGATGATCCTCATCATAAGAGGCGGAAACTACTAG
- a CDS encoding TldD/PmbA family protein: protein MENIVENIINKLTKQVDYSEVFLEQEKSTEVSVLNDEVNYAKEEDITGIGVRVINNQQQGFSYTTNINRIDEVIQQAIKNSKLNNPDENLAIIEKPEKYTTVKGLYDPRIEDITLQEAIQTCNNIISMVKEEECQPTSAEYEVATGKTILANSNGVFVSEEQTSSGISVSLNAPEDEGYSSAYEYDVSHTTDLDIERVVQESTNLAKNSRGGKATQTRTTTVILDYFALTGLLGTFFSALSSENTQRGRSYFQDKLGQQVANESFSLYDDATIPGANASSKFDDEGTPSEKTELIKDGVLNSFIYDTYHANKEEGNVKTTANASRSGFNSVPHVGFTNLQLDFKEKTDLTEIKEAITVNSVMGAHTANPITGDFSVEARNAFEIKNGEIKNPIKKAMISGNIFDIIKTATALNSQTRQVGSCITPKVIAENLRVIG, encoded by the coding sequence ATGGAAAATATAGTTGAAAACATAATAAACAAACTAACAAAACAAGTAGACTACTCAGAAGTATTCCTGGAACAAGAAAAATCAACAGAAGTATCAGTACTAAACGATGAAGTAAACTACGCAAAAGAAGAAGACATAACAGGGATAGGAGTACGAGTAATAAACAACCAACAACAAGGATTCTCCTACACAACAAACATAAACAGGATAGATGAAGTAATACAACAAGCAATAAAAAACTCAAAACTAAACAATCCCGACGAAAACCTCGCAATAATAGAAAAACCAGAAAAATACACAACAGTAAAAGGACTATATGACCCACGAATAGAAGACATCACACTACAAGAAGCAATACAAACATGCAACAACATAATAAGCATGGTAAAAGAAGAAGAATGCCAGCCAACATCAGCAGAATATGAAGTAGCAACAGGAAAAACAATACTAGCAAACTCCAATGGAGTATTCGTATCAGAAGAACAGACAAGCTCAGGAATATCAGTATCATTAAACGCCCCAGAAGATGAAGGATACTCAAGTGCATACGAATACGATGTAAGTCACACAACAGACCTCGACATAGAAAGAGTAGTACAGGAATCCACAAACCTCGCAAAAAACTCCAGGGGAGGAAAAGCAACACAAACAAGAACAACCACAGTAATACTAGACTACTTCGCATTAACAGGACTACTTGGAACATTCTTCTCAGCACTAAGCAGTGAAAACACACAAAGAGGAAGATCATACTTCCAAGACAAACTAGGACAACAAGTAGCAAACGAATCATTCTCATTATATGATGATGCAACAATACCAGGAGCAAACGCATCATCCAAATTTGATGATGAAGGAACACCATCAGAAAAAACAGAACTAATCAAAGACGGAGTACTAAACAGTTTCATCTACGACACATACCATGCAAACAAGGAAGAAGGAAATGTTAAAACAACCGCAAACGCTTCAAGGTCCGGATTTAACTCAGTACCTCACGTTGGATTCACAAACTTACAACTGGACTTTAAAGAAAAAACAGACCTAACAGAAATCAAAGAAGCAATAACAGTAAACAGTGTAATGGGAGCACATACGGCAAACCCAATAACTGGTGACTTCTCAGTAGAAGCACGAAATGCTTTTGAAATAAAAAATGGTGAAATAAAAAATCCAATCAAAAAGGCAATGATATCTGGTAACATCTTTGACATAATAAAAACAGCAACAGCACTAAACAGTCAAACAAGACAGGTAGGATCCTGTATAACACCGAAGGTAATTGCAGAAAATCTAAGAGTAATAGGATAA